The genomic region AGGCGGGCGTTCAGGGCCATTCCTGCTTTCGATCTTGAAACTCTGGGGCGCCGCCCTTCGGTGTTTCCCGGGCAGCGTTGATCGCGGACGTACACGCGACCGAAGAGCCAGGATACTGGACCTTTCGCTCTCGGCCCAATCCGGTGTCAACGCCCCTGTTCGTACGCCCGCAGCTGCTCCGCGCTGATCATGGTGGTGTCGAAGAGACTGGTCTCGTCGAGGGCGTTCGCCTGCGCCTGCTGCGACTGGGGAGCCTCTGGGGACTGGCCGTACGCCTGCTGCGGGTTCGGGTCGTACGCGGCCTGCTGGTCGTAGCCCTGCTGGGGGTAGGCGGCGTACGGATCGGCGGTCTGCTGCTGGTAGCCGTACCCGTCCTGCTGCGCGTACTGCTGCTGGTACCCGTACGGATCCGCGGTCTGCTGGTAGGCGTACGCGTCCTGTTGGCCGTACTGCTGCTGGGCCGGGACCGCCGGGGCCTCGGGCCGGCCGGCGGATGGGGCGGCGGGCCGGTCGGGACGCTCGGAGAGGTCCGCGAGGCCGTCCAGGTACTCGGCGTCGGTGGTGTGCTGCGCGTTGTCGTCCTCGGCGAAGCCGCCCAGGTTGCCGAGGTCGTCGCTGGCGATCCGGCCGTGCAGCTTCTGGCGGCCGCGGCCGACGGCGTCCAGGGTCTTGGCCAGGACGGCCTCGAAGGCGCCGAGCTTGACGTCGACGTATTCGTCGGCGTTGCGGCGCAGGGTCTCCGGGTCGTGGCTGCGCTCGGGAGCGTCCTCGTCCTCGTAGCCCTGCTCGTCGGTGCCGGGGCCCGTGCCGAGGAGCTTCTCGCGGCCGCGGCCGACGGAGCCGAGGGTCTTGGTGAGGACGACCTCGAAGTTGGCGAGCTTGGAGTCGACGTACTCGTCGGCCTCGGCGCGGACGTCCTCGGCCTCCTTGCGGGCCTCGGAGAGGATGCGGTCAGCCTCGTTCTGCGAGCGGCGGGCGACCTCCGTGTCGGAGATCAGGCTGCCACGCTCGGCGTGCGCGGACTCGATGATCCGCTCAGCCTCCAGGCGGGCCTGCTCGACCATCTGCTCGCGGCCGCCGATCAGCTCCTGGGCCTGGGCGAGGGAGCCCGGCAGGGCTTGGCGCACCTCTTCGAGCAGGGAGAGGAGCTCGGCGCGGTTGACCACGCACGAAGCCGACATGGGCATGGATCGGGCGCTGCCGACCGCCGAGACGATCTCATCGATCTTCTTCTGCACGTCCACCGTGTGCTCGCCACTCTCTACAGCTGTGATGGAGACGGACGGATCGACTGTACGACCACTCCCGCCCCTCCCGACACCGAGTGACGGACTGTCAGGTACCCGAGGGCCCCTCAGTCCCTCTTGAGGCGCTCCTTGAGGGCTTCCAGGACCACCGGCGGGACCAGGTGGGCGACGTCGCCGCCCCAGGTCGCGACCTCCTTGACCAGCGAGGAGGAGAGGAAGCTGTAGGTGGGGTTGGTCGGGACGAAGAGGGTCTCGACGCCGGAGAGGCCGTTGTTCATCTGGGCCATCTGCAACTCGTAGTCGAAGTCGCTGACCGCGCGCAGGCCCTTGACGATGGCCGGGATGTCCCGCTCCTTGCAGAAGTCGACGAGGAGGCCGTGGAAGGCCTCCACCTCGACGTTGCCGAACTCCGCGGTGACCTGGCGGATCAGGTCGATCCGCTCCTCGATCTCGAAGAGGCCCCTCTTGGACTGGTTGATCATCACCGCGACGTGCACGACGTCGTACAGCCTGGAGGCTCGGGCGATGATGTCGAGATGTCCGTTGGTAATCGGGTCGAACGACCCGGGACAGACGGCGCGGCGCACTTGAGATCCCTCGCTCTCCGGTCCGGTCATCATGCGTCTTCGCACGTAGAGGCGGCGCGACCGTACCAAAACGTTCCCTCGCCGTAGCGACGGGAGCGCAGTGCTCCGAAACCGTCGGGCCACCGGAATTCGCCACCTCTAGTACTGCGTTCAACGGTGACGAGCGCATGGCCCGCGAGCCAGCCCCCAGCCCATAGTGTGAGCAGGATCTCCCGAAGATCGTCGTCCGTGACGGCGTACGGCGGATCAAGAAAAACGAGGTCGTACGGGGCTGCCGGCGCCGCCGTGCGAATGATCTGTTCCGCTTTGCCGGACCTGACCTCGGCGCCGGGAAGGCCCAGCGCCTTCGCGTTCTCCCGGATCACGCGGGCCGCACGGGCGTCGGCCTCCACGAGGAGGGTGTGCCCGGCGCCACGGCTCAGCGCCTCCAGGCCGACGGCGCCGGAACCGGCGTACAGGTCGAGTACGCGCTCCCCTTCCAGCGGGCCGCCGAGGAGGGACTGCCACGTGGAGAAGAGGCCCTCGCGGGCGCGGTCGGAGGTGGGGCGGGTGCCGTTTCCCGGCGGGACGGCCAGGCGGCGCCCGCCGGCTGTGCCGGCGATCACGCGGGTCATCTGGGGTCCTTGTTCGAGGGGGTGGTCACGGATCCCAGTCTGGCAGGCGGGGGTGGCGGGTGCGTTTTCTGGGCTGCGGGGGTGGGACTCCGCGTTGGGGGCGGCTGCGGGTTTGTGGCGCTGGTCGCGCCCACCCGGCGGAGCCGCACATCGACTCAGCCCCGCGCCCCCAAAGGGGCGCACCGGTCCTCAGCCCTTTTCCAAATACTGCTCCCTCTCCTCGTCCAGCAGAGCCTGGAGTGCCGTGCGCAGGCCGGGCAGGTGCGCCAGGTCCGGGTCGGCCGCGACCACCGCCGCCGCCTCCTCGCGGGCCTCGGCGATGATCTCCTCGTCCTCGATGACGGCGAGCATCCGCAGTGACGTACGGGCGCCGGACTGGGCCTGGCCGAGGACATCGCCCTCGCGGCGCTGTTCGAGGTCGATGCGGGAGAGCTCGAAGCCGTCGAGAGTGGAGGCGACCGCGGTCAGCCGCTGGCGGGCCGGGCTCGCCTCCGGCATCTCGGTGACCAGGAGGCACAGGCCCGCGGCCGAGCCTCGGCCGACGCGGCCGCGCAGTTGGTGGAGCTGGGAGACGCCGAACCGGTCGGCGTCCATGATCACCATTGCCGTGGCGTTCGGCACGTTCACCCCGACCTCGATCACCGTCGTGGCGACCAGGACGTCCGTCTCCCCGGCGGCGAAGCGGCGCATCACGGCGTCCTTGTCGTCCGGGGGCATACGGCCGTGCAGGACCTCCACCCTCAGCCCCTGGAGCGGGCCCTTGGTGAGCTGGCCGGCGATGTCGAGGACGGCGAGGGGCGGGCGCTTCTCGGCCTCGTCCTCCGGCGACGGCTTCTTCTTGGACTTCTTCGGGTCGTCGTCCTCGTCGCCGATGCGTGGGCAGACCACGTACGCCTGATGACCGTTGGACACCTCCTCGCGCACGCGCTCCCACGCGCGTGAGAGGAAGTGGGGCTTGTCGGCGGCCGGGACGACATGGCTGGCGATGGGCGAGCGCCCGGCGGGGAGCTGGTCCAGGACGGACGTCTCCAGGTCGCCGAAGACGGTCATGGCGACCGTGCGCGGGATCGGGGTGGCGGTCATCACGAGGAGGTGCGGAGGCTGCTTGCCCTTGCCGCGCAGGGCGTCGCGCTGCTCGACCCCGAACCGGTGCTGCTCGTCCACCACGACCAGGCCCAGGTCGTGGAACTGCACCTTGTCCTCGATCAGCGCATGCGTCCCGATGACGATCCCGGCCTCGCCGGTGACCAGGTGGAGCAGTGCCTGTCGCCGCGCCGCCGCCCCCATGGACCCGGTGAGCAGCACCACCTTGGTGGAGTGCTCGACACCACCGAGCATGCCGCCCTCGGCCAGCTCCCCCATCATCTCCGTGATCGACCGGTGGTGCTGCTGGGCGAGCACCTCGGTGGGCGCGAGCATGGCTGCCTGGCCGCCCGCGTCGACGACGGCGAGCATGGCGCGCAGGGCCACCAGCGTCTTGCCACTGCCGACCTCCCCCTGCAACAGGCGGTGCATCGGATGCTCCGTGGCCAGGTCGTCGAAGATCTCCTTGGAGACCTTCTGCTGGCCTTCGGTGAGGGTGAAGGGGAGCTTGGCGTCGAAGGCGGAGAGCAGGCCGTCCTTCTTGGGCTTCCTTGCCACTGCGGGCAGTTGGGCGTCCGCGTGACGGCGGCGGGCCAGGGCCACCTGGAGGACGAAGGCCTCGTCCCACTTGAGGCGGGAGCGGGCGTCCTCGATGTCCGCCTTGGTGTGCGGGCGGTGGATCTTCAGCAGGGCCTCGGGGAGGGGCACCAGACCCCGGCCCGCCCGCAGGGAGTCGGGCAGCGGATCAACGGCCTCCTGGGCGCTCGGCAGCACCGTCTGGACCGACTTGGCGATCTTCCAGGACTCCAGCTTGGCGGTGGCGGGATAGAGCGGGATGAGGGCGCCCGCCCAGGTGTCCACCGTCTCGGACACGTCCTCGCCGCGCAGCAGCTCGTATGCCGGATGGGCCAGCTGGAGGCGGCGGTTGAAGACGGAGACCTTGCCCGCGAACAGCGCGCGTGTGCCGGGCAAAAGCTCCTTGTGCGGTTTGTGCACGCCGTTGCCGAAGAAGACCAGCGTGAGCCGGCCGCTGCCGTCCGTGATGGTCACTTCGAGGCGCTGGCCCTTGCCGCGGGGGGCCTTGGACGAGGAGAAGGTGAGCAGGCGGGCGTCGGCGACCTGGGCGACCACCGTCACGTGCTCGTCCATGGGCAGGTCGGCGAGGTGGGTGAGCTGTCCGCGCTCCTCGTACCTGCGGGGATAGTGGTGCAGGAGGTCGCCGACGGTGTGCAGGCCGAGGTGCTCGGCCATCACCTTCGCGGTGGCGGGTCCGAGCACCTTCTTCAGTGGTTCTTCGAGCACGGGCACGAGATCCATTGCACACCACGCCACTGACATTGCCGTATACGTCCCGGAAATCCGCTGGTCAGACGGCTGGTTCCGGGCCTAGGATGTCCGGCTCCGGCCCTGTTCGCGGTCGCCACCTCCCGGGACCGCCCGACCCCGCGCCGTCGCACGTCCCCCCACCGGCGCAGCGACGATGGACTCCCAGATCTCACAGTCAGCTCAGGCATCCCAGTCACCTCATACGTTCCAGGTCGACCTGCGCGGCCTCGTGGACCTTCTCTCCCACCACCTCTACTCCAGCCCCAAGGTCTATCTGCGCGAGTTGCTGCAGAACGCCGTGGACGCGATCACCGCCCGCCGCGCCGAGCAGCCGGACGCGCCTGCCCTGGTACGGCTGTTCGTCGAGGGCGGCGGCGGCACCCTTCGGGTGGAGGACTCCGGGATCGGGCTCACCGAGACGGATGTGCACAGCCTCCTGGCGACCATCGGCCGCAGCTCCAAGCGGGCCGAGGGCCTGGAGTCGGCGCGCTCCGACTTCCTCGGGCAGTTCGGCATCGGCCTGCTCGCCTGCTTCGTGGTCGCCGAGCGCATCCGGGTGGTCAGCCGCAGCGCCCGTACGCCCGACGCACCCCCCGTGGAGTGGACGGCGGCCGACGACGGCTCGTACACGGTCCGTACGCTGCCTCACGAGGCCCGCGTGGAACCGGGTACGACCGTGTACCTGGTGTCCCGCCCGGGCGCCGGCGACTGGCTGGCCGAGGAGCGGGTCCTCTCGCTGGCCCGGGACTTCGGTTCGCTGCTTCCGTACGACGTACGGGTGGGCGACGAGGCCGTCACGGACCTCCCCGCGCCCTGGGACCGCGCGTACCCGAGTCCCGCCACCCGAAGGGTGGCCCTGGGACGGCACTGCCACGAGCTGTTCGGGTTCACACCGCTGGACTCGATCGACCTGGACGTGCCGCTCGCAGGGATACGCGGAGTGGCGTACGTACTGCCGTCCGCGGTCAGCCCCGCCCAGCGCGCCGGTCATCGCGTGCACCTGAAGGGCATGCTCCTCACCGAGCGGGCCGAACAGCTGCTGCCCGACTGGGCGTTCTTCGTGCGCTGCGTCCTCGACACGGACAGCCTGCGGCCCACCGCGTCCCGGGAGGCGCTGTACGAGGACGAGGCCCTGGCGGGCGTACGGGAGGCGCTGGGCGAGCGGATCAGGGCCTGGCTGACGGGGCTCGCGGCCGGTGATCCCGAGCGGCTCGCGGCCTTCCTGTCGGTGCACCACCTGGGCGTGAAGTCCCTCGCGCGGCACGACGGCGAGATGCTGCGCACGATGCTGCCGTGGCTGCCCTTCGAGACGACCGACGGGCGGCTGTCCCTGGAGGAGTTCGCCCAGCGGCACCCGGTGGTGCACTTCACGCGGACCGTCGAGGAGTTCCGCCAGGTCGCGCCGATCGCATCCGCGCAGGGCGTGGGGGTCGTCAACGGCGGCTACACGTACGACAGCGAGCTGGTCGAGGCGCTGCCCTCGGTGCGGCCCGGGACGGTCGTGGCGGAGCTGGACGCCGACACGGTGACCGCGCATCTGGACTCGGTCGACCCGGCGGTGGAGCTTGCTCTGTCGGCCTTCCTGGGGGCCGCGCGGGCCAAACTCGACCCCCTGGGGTGCGATGTCGTGCTGCGCGCCTTCCATCCCCTCTCCGTGCCCGCCCTGCACCTGGACGACCGGGCGACCCGCCACGAGCAGGCGCGCGCGGACGCCGAGGAGCAGGCCGACGACCTGTGGGCGGGCATCCTCGGCTCGCTGCGCGGCAGCGCCCCACGCGCGCGGCTGGTGCTCAACCACCTCAACCCGCTGATCCGGAGGATCAGTTCACTCGACGACCGGGAGCTGATCGGGACGGCGACGGAGTCCCTCTACGGGCAGGCCCTGCTGATGGCGCAGCGCCCGCTGCGACCGGCGGACTCGGCACTCCTGAACCGGTCGTTCATCGGCCTCCTGGAGTGGGCCACCCACAGCGACTCCCCGGAGGGGGGCCACCGATGAGCCGGACCGGTGAGAACATGGACTTCGACGCGCTGCGCCGGGCGATGCAGGAGAACTACGAGCAGCCGGAGGGCCCGGCCCGCAACGCGCGCGCGGAGCTGCTGCTCGCCGAGGCGGAGAAGCTGGCCATCCCGCTCGCCGTGATCGAGGCGCTCGGCCACCAGCTGAAGGTCTACAACTACAGCTCCGAGAAGGACAGGATGTTCGTCCCCTTCGCGCGCCTGCTGCGCATGTGGGACGAACGGCCCGAGGACTTCGACGAGTACGAGACCCACTCCCTGCACTGGGTCTTCAAGTGGGTGTCCTCCGGAATGGTCGGCCAGCCGCACGTGCCGCTCGCCTCCATCGAGAAGTGGCTCGGCGAGATGGAGCACCGCTACCGGCTCGCCGGGCACTCCGAACGGGCGGTCCGCAGCACCGAGTTCACGGTCGCGCGGTCCATCGGGGATCTGGCGCGGGCGGAGCGGGCGTACACCGCGTGGCTGGCCGCGGACCGGGACAGCATGGCCGACTGCCATGCCTGCGAACTGCACGACCAGGGCTGGTGGCGGGCCGAGCGGGGCTCCGACGCCGAGG from Streptomyces sp. NBC_00878 harbors:
- a CDS encoding cell division initiation protein, which encodes MDVQKKIDEIVSAVGSARSMPMSASCVVNRAELLSLLEEVRQALPGSLAQAQELIGGREQMVEQARLEAERIIESAHAERGSLISDTEVARRSQNEADRILSEARKEAEDVRAEADEYVDSKLANFEVVLTKTLGSVGRGREKLLGTGPGTDEQGYEDEDAPERSHDPETLRRNADEYVDVKLGAFEAVLAKTLDAVGRGRQKLHGRIASDDLGNLGGFAEDDNAQHTTDAEYLDGLADLSERPDRPAAPSAGRPEAPAVPAQQQYGQQDAYAYQQTADPYGYQQQYAQQDGYGYQQQTADPYAAYPQQGYDQQAAYDPNPQQAYGQSPEAPQSQQAQANALDETSLFDTTMISAEQLRAYEQGR
- the coaD gene encoding pantetheine-phosphate adenylyltransferase, encoding MRRAVCPGSFDPITNGHLDIIARASRLYDVVHVAVMINQSKRGLFEIEERIDLIRQVTAEFGNVEVEAFHGLLVDFCKERDIPAIVKGLRAVSDFDYELQMAQMNNGLSGVETLFVPTNPTYSFLSSSLVKEVATWGGDVAHLVPPVVLEALKERLKRD
- the rsmD gene encoding 16S rRNA (guanine(966)-N(2))-methyltransferase RsmD, producing MRDHPLEQGPQMTRVIAGTAGGRRLAVPPGNGTRPTSDRAREGLFSTWQSLLGGPLEGERVLDLYAGSGAVGLEALSRGAGHTLLVEADARAARVIRENAKALGLPGAEVRSGKAEQIIRTAAPAAPYDLVFLDPPYAVTDDDLREILLTLWAGGWLAGHALVTVERSTRGGEFRWPDGFGALRSRRYGEGTFWYGRAASTCEDA
- the recG gene encoding ATP-dependent DNA helicase RecG → MDLVPVLEEPLKKVLGPATAKVMAEHLGLHTVGDLLHHYPRRYEERGQLTHLADLPMDEHVTVVAQVADARLLTFSSSKAPRGKGQRLEVTITDGSGRLTLVFFGNGVHKPHKELLPGTRALFAGKVSVFNRRLQLAHPAYELLRGEDVSETVDTWAGALIPLYPATAKLESWKIAKSVQTVLPSAQEAVDPLPDSLRAGRGLVPLPEALLKIHRPHTKADIEDARSRLKWDEAFVLQVALARRRHADAQLPAVARKPKKDGLLSAFDAKLPFTLTEGQQKVSKEIFDDLATEHPMHRLLQGEVGSGKTLVALRAMLAVVDAGGQAAMLAPTEVLAQQHHRSITEMMGELAEGGMLGGVEHSTKVVLLTGSMGAAARRQALLHLVTGEAGIVIGTHALIEDKVQFHDLGLVVVDEQHRFGVEQRDALRGKGKQPPHLLVMTATPIPRTVAMTVFGDLETSVLDQLPAGRSPIASHVVPAADKPHFLSRAWERVREEVSNGHQAYVVCPRIGDEDDDPKKSKKKPSPEDEAEKRPPLAVLDIAGQLTKGPLQGLRVEVLHGRMPPDDKDAVMRRFAAGETDVLVATTVIEVGVNVPNATAMVIMDADRFGVSQLHQLRGRVGRGSAAGLCLLVTEMPEASPARQRLTAVASTLDGFELSRIDLEQRREGDVLGQAQSGARTSLRMLAVIEDEEIIAEAREEAAAVVAADPDLAHLPGLRTALQALLDEEREQYLEKG
- a CDS encoding HSP90 family protein, coding for MDSQISQSAQASQSPHTFQVDLRGLVDLLSHHLYSSPKVYLRELLQNAVDAITARRAEQPDAPALVRLFVEGGGGTLRVEDSGIGLTETDVHSLLATIGRSSKRAEGLESARSDFLGQFGIGLLACFVVAERIRVVSRSARTPDAPPVEWTAADDGSYTVRTLPHEARVEPGTTVYLVSRPGAGDWLAEERVLSLARDFGSLLPYDVRVGDEAVTDLPAPWDRAYPSPATRRVALGRHCHELFGFTPLDSIDLDVPLAGIRGVAYVLPSAVSPAQRAGHRVHLKGMLLTERAEQLLPDWAFFVRCVLDTDSLRPTASREALYEDEALAGVREALGERIRAWLTGLAAGDPERLAAFLSVHHLGVKSLARHDGEMLRTMLPWLPFETTDGRLSLEEFAQRHPVVHFTRTVEEFRQVAPIASAQGVGVVNGGYTYDSELVEALPSVRPGTVVAELDADTVTAHLDSVDPAVELALSAFLGAARAKLDPLGCDVVLRAFHPLSVPALHLDDRATRHEQARADAEEQADDLWAGILGSLRGSAPRARLVLNHLNPLIRRISSLDDRELIGTATESLYGQALLMAQRPLRPADSALLNRSFIGLLEWATHSDSPEGGHR